TGGCGTAATCCAACAACACCGCCAACAACTGCTGCGATCGCTTCTTCACTTCCGGGCCATAACTCAGGCGTGCCATTGGTAGAACAACCAGCGCTGAAAAGCGGTTTTGTAGACTGCGTTGCAACATAGTCTACACTTCTAATAATCTCTTCTCTATTTTTTCACCTGTTGGGGTGTAACTGAAGCTGAGCGTAAAAAGGTCAAAGAGTCTTAGCTCAAGAACGTTTCTACTACAATTGTTTGCGAGTAGGCCAATACCAAGATTTACAACTATTACAGGTGAAGTATTTTACTAGGGCAGAGGTGTTGTATTGGGGTTTGCACCATGTTTAATCATGAAGAAGATCTACCTCTTTTCTTTAGTCTAATCCGAGCAGGAGACGTGGAAAGAGTAAAAGAACTAATTGCTATTGGACATAATGTAAATGCTGCCTTTGAAGATGGAAGGACACCACTCATATCAGCGGCCCATCATGGACATTTTGAAATTGTCAAACTGTTAGTTGAGGCAGGTGCAGATGTTAATGCTGTTGATGCAGAGCAAAATTCACCGCTCTTCTCTGCTGCATATCGTGGCTTTCAAAACATAGTTCAATACTTGACTCCAATAACCGATCTGAAACTACAGGAAACTGTTCAACAGCAGTTGGAAGAAATCTAACTACTTGGACCAGCGCTTAGAGTAGGCATTGCCGAAATGTATATGAATGCATGAAGTGCGGTCGCCCTAGCTCCCCATCTTCAACCAACCAAAAACTTGATTCACTGTTAAGGTCAGCTCAATCCCTGGTAACACAGGCAAAAGGTAAGGGGTTAAGGCGTTACCGTAACCATGTTCTAGCATCCTCTACAGATGTG
Above is a window of Trichocoleus sp. FACHB-46 DNA encoding:
- a CDS encoding ankyrin repeat domain-containing protein, with the translated sequence MFNHEEDLPLFFSLIRAGDVERVKELIAIGHNVNAAFEDGRTPLISAAHHGHFEIVKLLVEAGADVNAVDAEQNSPLFSAAYRGFQNIVQYLTPITDLKLQETVQQQLEEI